One stretch of Nitrososphaerota archaeon DNA includes these proteins:
- a CDS encoding metallophosphoesterase family protein: MRVLLISDIHSNLEALEEVLNHASFDEVLFMGDLVDYGPNPFEVFEILQYVRAKRVLGNHDAAAAFKTDCRSSSVMHEASVVTRERITWRQMPAKPLEVLGKAGKELQIDYGGVNVRAFHAAPDDRLYRYITKEEAAQMDMKGADLVVLGHTHVPYEVKRQGVWVVNPGSVGMPKDGDPRASYATLDTASRNVTFGRVEYDIEEVAAELGDLLREHEDVFELIAKTLRSGQ, translated from the coding sequence GTGCGAGTACTGCTGATTTCAGATATACACTCGAACCTCGAAGCTCTCGAAGAGGTCCTGAACCATGCAAGCTTTGATGAGGTCCTCTTCATGGGAGACCTGGTGGATTACGGACCGAACCCCTTCGAGGTCTTTGAAATCCTGCAATACGTGAGAGCGAAGAGAGTCTTGGGGAACCACGATGCAGCCGCAGCATTCAAGACAGACTGCAGGAGCAGCAGTGTGATGCACGAGGCATCGGTGGTGACACGGGAGCGCATAACGTGGAGGCAAATGCCAGCGAAGCCACTCGAGGTTCTGGGCAAGGCCGGAAAGGAGCTTCAGATCGATTACGGAGGCGTCAATGTCAGAGCGTTCCATGCCGCACCGGATGACAGACTGTACAGGTACATCACAAAGGAAGAAGCTGCACAGATGGACATGAAAGGTGCGGACCTGGTAGTACTCGGGCATACCCACGTCCCATATGAAGTCAAACGACAAGGAGTCTGGGTCGTCAACCCGGGGAGCGTCGGCATGCCCAAGGACGGTGATCCCAGAGCTTCCTACGCCACCCTTGACACCGCTTCACGAAACGTGACCTTTGGAAGGGTCGAATATGACATCGAAGAAGTCGCTGCGGAGCTCGGAGACTTGCTCCGCGAACACGAGGACGTTTTCGAACTGATAGCAAAGACTCTCAGGTCGGGTCAGTGA
- a CDS encoding Lrp/AsnC ligand binding domain-containing protein, with protein sequence MAIAFVMLNVDVGKEEEVFAELRKTEGVTELNQLFGVYDAIVMLEAESTEALRTILQARMRKLDGVRSTLMLMAASDVSTGQAKPGADEESSGYQTISSASQDRSSAEA encoded by the coding sequence TTGGCCATCGCCTTTGTCATGCTGAATGTGGATGTCGGAAAAGAGGAGGAAGTTTTCGCCGAGCTGAGGAAAACGGAGGGCGTGACGGAATTGAACCAGCTCTTCGGTGTGTACGACGCCATCGTAATGCTCGAAGCGGAGAGCACGGAGGCGCTGAGGACCATACTACAGGCAAGAATGCGCAAACTCGACGGCGTCAGGAGTACGCTGATGCTGATGGCGGCCTCGGACGTTTCAACCGGACAGGCCAAGCCTGGAGCCGACGAGGAGAGTTCCGGGTACCAAACCATATCGAGCGCGAGCCAGGACAGGAGCAGTGCAGAGGCCTGA
- the eno gene encoding phosphopyruvate hydratase translates to MTADTNARDSNRIAKVWGRQILDSRGNPTIEAEVRTSSGVVARAIVPSGASTGKHEALELRDGDKSFYRGLGVLKAVANVRERIGPKILGMDCRDQERIDELMIGLDGTAGKRSLGSNSILAVSMAVARAAAVAGGEPLYVRLRRRRRYRLPVPMMNIINGGKHAGNKLAIQEFLIEPVGAKTFSEAMRFGDDVYHSLRSILKKRTGESSVNVGDEGGFAPSFENSTQALDAIAEAISVGGLESEVRLGIDPAATGFFDKKTSTYHIDGKDLKPEELLDYYVELAETYRLLTVEDPFEEEAYSSFQAITKKLGSKSMIIGDDLYATNCKRISRGISQKATNAVLVKPNQIGTVTETMEAVRVARAAEFAIVVSHRSGETEDSFIAHLATAVEGEFIKTGAPARGERVAKYNELLRIEEELGSSAHFAGTPLIKG, encoded by the coding sequence GTGACCGCTGACACGAATGCGAGAGACTCGAATAGAATAGCCAAGGTCTGGGGAAGGCAAATCCTCGATTCGCGTGGGAATCCGACTATCGAAGCTGAGGTCAGGACTAGTTCAGGGGTGGTGGCCCGGGCGATTGTGCCTTCAGGCGCATCGACGGGGAAGCACGAAGCTCTTGAGCTTAGAGACGGGGACAAAAGCTTCTACCGGGGGCTCGGCGTCCTGAAGGCCGTCGCCAACGTCAGAGAGAGGATTGGTCCCAAAATTCTAGGAATGGATTGCCGCGATCAGGAAAGAATTGATGAATTGATGATAGGGCTGGACGGAACGGCAGGTAAGCGCAGCCTGGGCTCCAATTCCATTCTGGCCGTCTCAATGGCCGTGGCACGTGCTGCTGCGGTCGCAGGCGGCGAACCGCTCTACGTGCGCCTTCGCCGAAGGAGAAGATATAGGCTTCCCGTCCCAATGATGAACATAATCAACGGAGGAAAGCACGCAGGCAACAAGCTTGCCATTCAGGAATTCCTGATAGAACCCGTCGGAGCGAAGACATTCAGTGAAGCGATGCGGTTCGGCGACGACGTCTATCATTCACTGCGGTCAATCCTCAAGAAGAGGACCGGCGAATCTTCGGTGAACGTCGGCGACGAGGGGGGCTTCGCGCCTTCTTTCGAGAACTCAACGCAGGCACTGGATGCCATTGCCGAGGCCATATCAGTGGGAGGTCTGGAGTCTGAAGTTAGGCTGGGAATCGACCCGGCTGCGACGGGCTTCTTCGACAAGAAGACCTCGACATACCATATCGATGGCAAAGATTTGAAACCCGAAGAACTGCTGGACTACTACGTCGAGCTCGCGGAGACGTACAGGCTTCTCACCGTTGAGGACCCATTCGAAGAAGAGGCTTATTCTAGCTTCCAGGCAATCACAAAGAAGCTTGGGAGCAAATCAATGATAATCGGGGACGACCTGTACGCCACGAACTGCAAACGCATCAGCAGGGGAATCTCTCAGAAGGCAACCAACGCCGTTCTGGTCAAGCCGAACCAGATAGGGACAGTGACAGAGACTATGGAGGCCGTCAGAGTCGCCAGAGCCGCAGAGTTTGCTATCGTGGTCTCCCACAGGTCAGGGGAGACGGAGGACAGCTTCATCGCCCACCTAGCAACGGCGGTCGAAGGCGAGTTCATCAAGACCGGTGCGCCGGCCAGAGGGGAGAGGGTGGCGAAGTACAACGAACTCCTCCGAATTGAGGAGGAGCTTGGCTCCAGTGCGCATTTCGCTGGGACTCCCCTAATCAAAGGCTGA